The following are encoded in a window of Gossypium raimondii isolate GPD5lz chromosome 13, ASM2569854v1, whole genome shotgun sequence genomic DNA:
- the LOC105784540 gene encoding pathogen-associated molecular patterns-induced protein A70, translating to MSYKNPHAETCYILVLRGAYAKINTNLFTSCSSSSRQYFPSPKMFSDLSDLRETWLSPTTLFLFLNIMVGTIFFISRITPHRTPYVADDGNSSSSSSPSLDRSLSFFGRVTSFSFSTYSFPISSQDVNHHFLQTDDGSAAHQVERAPSILERVKSNFYKYSPQSPETDCIEPAQQSLISRAPSLLERVKSFYKPDTVKPNETEPTVTDSNGSEMGLSSVHGEIKRIQSEPMVRQRELPEKMKKSRRKVEKEVEMKRSASTGIEETTPFEDDDHAKADDFIEKFKQQLKLQRLNSLLPYRYSKPLESI from the coding sequence ATGTCCTATAAAAACCCTCATGCAGAGACTTGTTATATTCTTGTGCTTCGAGGTGCCTACGCAAAAATCAACACCAATTTGTTCACTTCCTGTTCTTCGTCTTCACGGCAATACTTTCCCTCTCCCAAGATGTTTTCCGATTTGTCAGATTTACGGGAGACCTGGTTATCGCCGACAACTCTTTTCCTCTTCCTCAACATCATGGTCGGTACGATCTTCTTTATCTCCCGTATAACTCCTCACAGAACACCGTACGTCGCGGACGACGGCAACTCATCATCATCGTCCTCGCCGTCACTCGACCGATCTCTGTCGTTCTTCGGCCGCGTCACTTCTTTCAGCTTCTCGACGTACAGTTTTCCTATTTCGAGCCAAGACGTCAACCATCATTTCCTCCAAACCGATGACGGGTCAGCAGCCCACCAGGTGGAGCGAGCCCCGTCGATTCTCGAACGAGTCAAGTCCAATTTCTACAAATATTCTCCTCAAAGTCCAGAAACGGATTGTATTGAACCGGCTCAACAATCACTAATCAGCCGAGCACCGTCGCTCTTAGAGCGAGTCAAGTCGTTTTACAAACCGGACACCGTTAAACCAAACGAAACCGAACCCACTGTAACTGATTCGAACGGTTCCGAAATGGGTTTAAGTTCGGTTCATGGTGAGATAAAGAGAATCCAATCAGAGCCTATGGTAAGACAAAGGGAATTACCagagaagatgaagaaatcAAGGCGCAAGGTAGAAAAAGAAGTGGAGATGAAACGATCAGCATCTACAGGGATCGaggaaacgacgccgtttgaaGACGACGATCATGCAAAAGCTGATGATTTCATTGAAAAGTTTAAGCAGCAACTTAAGTTGCAGAGGTTGAATTCTCTCTTGCCTTATAGGTACTCTAAGCCCCTAGAGTCAATTTAA